A region from the Leguminivora glycinivorella isolate SPB_JAAS2020 chromosome 3, LegGlyc_1.1, whole genome shotgun sequence genome encodes:
- the LOC125224969 gene encoding uncharacterized protein LOC125224969: MTSLMSRWSGLSTEQLAIATIMSHVAQFEPRAQRIAFTTNFTSRNDMQRELKAVAYLKRCNNETSDDETEPESKRFKPRAPLKCYNCDKTGHRAAACRIKKDGIKDSGATASSSSNSTKTSGTAKSSSTLTCYKCGQPGHIASRCVSSGSKDGSASSSATTERRVDMCSIEEPFGI; encoded by the coding sequence ATGACTTCACTTATGTCCAGATGGTCCGGATTGTCTACCGAACAGCTAGCCATAGCGACTATTATGTCGCATGTTGCGCAATTTGAACCACGTGCTCAGAGAATAGCTTTTACTACTAACTTCACATCTAGAAATGACATGCAGCGTGAATTAAAGGCTGTGGCTTATCTGAAACGGTGCAACAATGAAACTAGTGATGATGAGACTGAACCTGAAAGCAAGAGATTTAAACCTAGAGCCCCATTGAAGTGTTACAACTGTGATAAAACGGGCCACCGAGCAGCAGCTTGTCGAATAAAAAAGGATGGAATAAAAGACAGTGGTGCCACTGCTTCGTCGTCAAGCAATTCCACCAAAACGTCAGGAACTGCTAAATCTTCATCTACCCTCACGTGTTACAAATGTGGACAGCCGGGACACATCGCTTCACGCTGCGTTTCCTCGGGCTCCAAGGACGGCAGCGCTTCTTCCAGCGCAACAACTGAGCGACGTGTGGACATGTGCAGTATCGAGGAGCCTTTTGGAATTTGA